The segment tatttcttaaatattaaacatataatCAGATATATAGGAACCTCATGcaatgaaatatgtattttcacacataaaaatgatttctatttttatttttttttcttcaactggtactttttgaatattttgtaattttagttcTGAaacgcaaaattaaaaaatgggacttttaggtactttttggcCATTCTATTTgcacttttttacttttctaaatTAGGAAAATAAAATCTGAAATATGTATAAGATGCCTATGACATATGTTTACACTTTCTGTTCTTTAACTGGAAATTTTCtaaatctttaaattgtaataaaatacgtGTTAACTGACACTATGGTAAAGGGTAATATACTATTCGCCAAAGCTGTATACAGAACTCTTGCTTGTTTTTAGAATTagggtctgagttggggaacaactctcgcgtcatcgctaTTATTTCTTAAGCATAATCaacagttgtaattcaggtctgagttggggaacaactctcgcgtcatcgtttttataTCTTAAGGATggtcaggcttgtgcttgttgctgggctttcgacagaattacttctcaccccgcactaatttaatgcactacttcgtataactgttctaagttatgcgttgtctttattaaacgcgtgctttcgttttactcagaatgaggttatgttttttattggtggagaccatagaatactcacgatataacctggtggagaccatttaaactcaaatatatactggttgagaccattaaaactatggaacttttttctggtggagaccattaatacttttgatgaaatcaagtccggatgctccaacttcctatatgaaggtataggtcggttggtggggttttctctggacaaacgtgtgataacctggcaatatgagtgcttgatgcaccgccatcctaattaaaacccaaaaaaataaaggatAATCAAacttgtgtttgttgccaagCTTTCGACAGAATTGCGTCTCACCCGCACAAATTGAGTATATTATTCCGTATAACTGTTTCCAAGTTATGGATTGTTTGCATGAATTGCGTGCTTTCGTTTAACTTACCTTGATTGAGGTTATGTTTGATTAAATTAGTAGAGACCAAGTAATACTTTTGATTAATTAgtaatattcatattaaattggCTTCGACAAAATTGAGAGCTCTAAATTTTATAGCATCCCAGATATAAGAGTTATGATAtcaatatgtatatagaaaataacacGCCCACTATTTCAAATACGCCcatttttgcacaaaatatttatactaaagTTTATCGTGGAAAATTTAAGAACTGTAATTGTTATAGTTTTCCAAATATACGTCATTTGTTATTGTCTATCAATATAGGCGTGGGAAGAGCCACACCCACGTTTGCTAGTTCGCTCATTTGTTCATGCAAAATTTGAGAACTCTACTCCTATTGACttcaaacaaaatgttaaagaaaatttttgaaaatgtctcctttttatagaaaatttttgaaatctcttattttatagatatttttaacaatttttcttatttataggaaatctttttttattataaaaatgtttagaaaatttatcttttttatagaaaatatttaaatatctcttatcgctttaaaatattttatagaaactttttcttaaaatttattatttttatagaaagttatcCAAATTTTTCCTGTTTGGGTTTTCGAAAACTTCTACGATATTAGCGTTTTATATGGaacattttggaaatttttcgattgtatagaaaactattgaaatttttgtaaaattctgaaaaattctaatttatagaaaactattttatttaccattagttattattaaaattcaaatttaatttcattacaattttaaaccaaaactatttattataaacaccaaaaaaatgtaatgtcaatataattcgaaaaaaaagtattacaaagttttcattttaataaatggCCAAAATAAtcattatgtaaatattaaatataaaattaaactaatgtCAATCTTACAAAATTTATAGAAGAATTACAACTCTTAAAAAAATTCCGAAACACTTCCCTCAATACAGAGTTTACAAGTGATTCATCATAAGGGCAATAAAATGccaaaaagaattataaatcttcatttataaaaattgttattcatATGGTTGTTAACATGAATGAAGATTGACTATGAGGGGGGTTCAGCTGTGTCCAAGCAAGCAATGATTTCTCTTACTTAAGATCTTATTGATAATGAGAATTTCTAATTATGAAATTAGTCATTGCTTTTAAGCTCAAGCTTGGACACTTTATCTTGCTCATCCGCCCCCACCAGGGATATTACAATCCATTGAATTCATTACACGACCTATACGACGATTGGGACGTAGACCTCCATTGCCACCAGAGCTACCACCTCCTCCACCGCCACCTCCTCCACCACCGCCGGAGCCCCAACTGTTGCCACGGCCATTGCTACGACTGCCACCACGGTTTTCCGTTTGGAAAGGGGCAAACAGTGTG is part of the Lucilia cuprina isolate Lc7/37 chromosome 3, ASM2204524v1, whole genome shotgun sequence genome and harbors:
- the LOC111684531 gene encoding glycine-rich selenoprotein-like isoform X1 — encoded protein: MVYIDRNGRVLEKRPWDLDRVKEIFTAIWVVVLQFFATLFAPFQTENRGGSRSNGRGNSWGSGGGGGGGGGGGGSSGGNGGLRPNRRIGRVMNSMDCNIPGGGG
- the LOC111684531 gene encoding glycine-rich selenoprotein-like isoform X2, with product MNGRVLEKRPWDLDRVKEIFTAIWVVVLQFFATLFAPFQTENRGGSRSNGRGNSWGSGGGGGGGGGGGGSSGGNGGLRPNRRIGRVMNSMDCNIPGGGG